In one window of Bos mutus isolate GX-2022 chromosome 13, NWIPB_WYAK_1.1, whole genome shotgun sequence DNA:
- the NKX2-4 gene encoding homeobox protein Nkx-2.4 encodes MSLSPKHTTPFSVSDILSPIEETYKKFGGAMDGTPPGLGAPLGAAYRAPPPGPSSQAAAAAGMQPPHAMAGHNAAAAAAAAAAAAAAATYHMPPGVSQFPHGAVGGYCNGGLGNVGELPAYTDGVRGGAAAAATGWYGANPDPRYSSISRFMGPSAGVNVAGMGSLTGIADAAKSLAPLHAAAAPRRKRRVLFSQAQVYELERRFKQQKYLSAPEREHLASMIHLTPTQVKIWFQNHRYKMKRQAKDKAAQQLQQEAVLGPPPPPSPRRVAVPVLVKDGKPCQNGAATPTPQAGPQPPAPTPELEELSPSPPALHGAGAGLAGLDAAAAGDYGGSALGANLLYGRTW; translated from the exons ATGTCGTTGAGCCCCAAGCACACGACGCCCTTCTCCGTGTCCGACATCCTGAGCCCCATCGAGGAGACCTACAAGAAGTTCGGCGGCGCCATGGACGGCACGCCGCCCGGCCTGGGGGCACCCCTGGGGGCCGCCTACCGCGCGCCGCCGCCCGGGCCCTCCTCGcaggcggcggccgcggcgggcATGCAGCCCCCGCACGCCATGGCGGGCCACaacgcggcggcggcggcagcggcggcggctgcAGCGGCGGCGGCCGCCACCTACCACATGCCGCCCGGCGTCTCGCAGTTCCCGCACGGCGCCGTGGGCGGCTACTGCAACGGCGGCCTGGGCAACGTGGGCGAGCTGCCCGCCTACACAGACGGCGTGCGGGGCGGCGCGGCCGCCGCGGCCACCGGCTGGTACGGCGCCAACCCGGACCCGCGCTACTCGTCAA TCTCCAGGTTCATGGGGCCGTCGGCGGGCGTGAACGTGGCCGGCATGGGGTCGCTGACGGGCATCGCGGACGCGGCCAAGTCGCTGGCGCCCCTGCACGCTGCAGCGGCGCCGCGGAGGAAGCGCCGCGTGCTGTTCTCGCAGGCGCAGGTGTACGAGCTGGAGCGGCGCTTCAAGCAGCAGAAGTACCTGTCGGCGCCCGAGCGCGAGCATCTGGCCAGCATGATCCACCTGACGCCCACTCAGGTGAAGATCTGGTTCCAGAACCACCGCTACAAGATGAAGCGCCAGGCCAAGGACAAAGCGgcgcagcagctgcagcaggaggCCGTCCTGGGCCCGCCGCCGCCTCCGTCGCCGCGCCGCGTGGCCGTGCCCGTGCTGGTCAAGGACGGCAAGCCCTGCCAGAACGGCGCGGCCACGCCGACGCCCCAGGCCGGCCCGCAGCCGCCCGCGCCGACGCCGGAGCTGGAGGAGCTGTCGCCCAGCCCGCCTGCTCTGCACGGGGCGGGGGCAGGCCTGGCGGGGCTGgacgcggcggcggcgggggacTACGGAGGCAGCGCGCTGGGCGCCAACCTGCTCTACGGCCGGACGTGGTGA